A genomic stretch from Gemmatimonadaceae bacterium includes:
- a CDS encoding diguanylate cyclase — protein MGTEGPKQYDSKKRLLVVDDHEDNVEVLRARLEARGYEVKGANDGQAALDMVDHWVPDLILLDVMMPKVDGLEVVRRIKANESLPFIPVIMQTALDSTERIVAGFEAGADDYVTKPINFAELEARVKSLLRIKALQEALAERERELSEMNDKLLHISLTDGLTGIDNRRSLEQRLHEMFEHSYRLHEPISSVMCDIDHFKKVNDTYGHQVGDDVLKEFAGILKAEAREIDRVGRYGGEEFLLLLPGTVLDSAVTFAERLRHCVEEHTFSYDGGTLKRTMSCGVASWPHPRVADAEAMLRAADDALYVAKELGRNRVVRFDSAEFNAHTEPDAERDATEASGNHHLTGHEARSGVASGAAEGSA, from the coding sequence ATGGGCACTGAAGGACCGAAACAGTACGATTCGAAGAAAAGACTACTCGTTGTTGACGACCACGAGGACAATGTCGAGGTGCTGCGGGCGCGCCTCGAGGCCCGCGGCTACGAGGTAAAGGGCGCCAACGACGGCCAGGCCGCGCTCGACATGGTCGACCACTGGGTCCCGGACCTCATCCTGCTCGACGTAATGATGCCCAAGGTCGACGGGCTCGAGGTCGTCCGCCGAATCAAGGCGAACGAATCGCTGCCGTTCATACCCGTTATCATGCAGACCGCGCTCGACTCGACAGAGCGCATCGTTGCGGGGTTCGAGGCCGGCGCGGACGACTACGTCACCAAGCCGATTAATTTTGCGGAGCTCGAGGCCCGAGTTAAGTCGCTCCTCCGAATAAAGGCGCTTCAGGAGGCGCTGGCGGAGCGGGAGCGCGAGCTCTCCGAGATGAACGACAAGCTCCTGCATATCTCGCTCACCGATGGGCTGACGGGCATCGACAACCGGCGCTCGCTCGAGCAACGGCTCCACGAGATGTTCGAGCATTCCTACCGGCTGCACGAGCCGATCTCGTCCGTCATGTGCGACATCGACCATTTCAAGAAGGTCAACGACACCTACGGCCACCAGGTGGGCGACGACGTTCTGAAGGAGTTCGCCGGGATCCTCAAGGCAGAAGCACGCGAGATCGACCGTGTCGGGCGTTACGGAGGAGAGGAATTTCTCCTTCTTCTGCCCGGAACCGTTCTCGATTCGGCAGTGACTTTTGCGGAGCGGCTGCGGCACTGTGTTGAGGAGCATACATTTTCGTACGACGGCGGAACGCTCAAGCGAACGATGAGCTGCGGGGTGGCATCATGGCCGCATCCCCGCGTCGCCGATGCCGAAGCCATGCTCCGCGCGGCGGACGATGCCCTCTACGTTGCCAAGGAGCTGGGGCGCAACCGGGTAGTTCGCTTCGACAGCGCAGAGTTCAACGCGCACACCGAACCAGACGCCGAACGGGATGCCACAGAAGCGAGCGGAAACCATCACCTCACCGGCCACGAAGCCAGATCCGGCGTCGCGAGCGGCGCAGCTGAGGGAAGCGCTTAA
- a CDS encoding YtxH domain-containing protein, with product MPDKGAISMLGVGILVGVAIGAAVALLAAPLSGEDVRDNIRDRFRHLRGRDRPWDKLARELRRASALRRRHDLERHRKREQKLVDRQRAERDARVPPE from the coding sequence GTGCCCGATAAGGGCGCGATCAGCATGCTCGGCGTCGGCATCCTCGTCGGCGTCGCTATCGGAGCCGCTGTTGCTCTGCTGGCCGCGCCTCTAAGCGGCGAGGATGTCCGCGACAACATCCGGGACCGCTTCCGTCATCTGCGTGGAAGGGACAGGCCCTGGGATAAGCTCGCCCGCGAGCTTCGCCGAGCCTCAGCACTTAGACGGAGGCATGACCTCGAGCGTCACAGGAAACGGGAGCAGAAACTGGTCGACCGCCAGAGGGCCGAGCGGGACGCGCGGGTTCCGCCCGAGTAG
- the gyrB gene encoding DNA topoisomerase (ATP-hydrolyzing) subunit B, whose amino-acid sequence MPKTATAPQTRYDAGQIQVLKGLDAVRKRPGMYIGSTSSRGLHHLAYEVVDNSIDEALAGHASKISVVIHADDSITVADNGRGIPVDLHPTEKIPGVELAMTVLHAGGKFDKNSYKVSGGLHGVGVSVVNALSEELKVWVKRGGKEHYMDFVRGHTRTQLCVRGKTAPGDSGTKVWFKPDPEIFTELRYDYATLANRLRELSYLNKGVEIRLGDEREGQEKQETFMAKGGLKEMIQFLNSSKKPLHQEIVYIDTRRDDIGIELAFQYNDGYNENVFSFVNNVNTHEGGTHLTGFKAALTRTINAYATKSNALKKADFTLSGDDVREGLTAVLSVKVNEPQFEGQTKTKLGNSEVEGAVKTVVNEMLGAYLEEHPRVANIIIEKAVSAARAREAARKARDLTRKKSALDVGNLPGKLADCSLSDPSLCEIYLVEGDSAGGSAKQGRNRAFQAILPLRGKILNVERARIDRVLGNEEIRTIITAIGAGIKDEFSIENVRYHKCILMTDADVDGAHIRTLLLTFFFRQMPELIEAGYVYIAQPPLYRVARGKEEFYAYDEREREEYVARLGNGDGKSTVNIQRYKGLGEMNPLQLWNTTMDPETRTILKVTMEDAVLADQTFQMLMGDEVEPRRLFIEQNARFAGNLDI is encoded by the coding sequence ATGCCGAAGACTGCCACGGCCCCCCAGACCCGCTACGACGCTGGCCAGATTCAGGTTTTGAAAGGTCTGGATGCCGTTCGAAAACGCCCCGGGATGTATATCGGCTCGACCTCCTCCCGCGGCCTCCACCACCTCGCCTACGAGGTCGTAGACAACTCCATCGACGAAGCGCTCGCAGGACACGCGAGCAAGATCAGTGTCGTGATTCACGCCGACGATTCGATCACTGTCGCGGACAATGGGAGAGGCATTCCCGTCGATCTGCATCCGACCGAAAAGATTCCCGGCGTCGAGCTCGCGATGACGGTGCTCCACGCCGGCGGCAAGTTCGATAAGAACAGCTACAAGGTTTCGGGCGGACTCCACGGCGTCGGCGTCTCGGTGGTCAATGCGCTTTCGGAGGAGCTCAAGGTGTGGGTCAAGCGCGGCGGGAAGGAGCACTACATGGATTTCGTGCGCGGCCACACGAGAACCCAGCTCTGCGTTCGCGGAAAGACTGCGCCCGGCGACAGCGGCACGAAGGTGTGGTTCAAGCCCGACCCCGAGATCTTCACGGAGCTGCGGTACGACTACGCTACTCTGGCGAACCGCCTGCGCGAGCTCTCGTACCTCAACAAGGGCGTCGAGATCAGGCTTGGTGACGAGCGCGAGGGCCAGGAGAAGCAGGAGACCTTCATGGCGAAGGGCGGCCTGAAGGAGATGATCCAGTTCCTCAACTCGTCGAAGAAGCCGCTCCACCAGGAGATCGTCTACATCGACACGCGGCGCGACGACATCGGAATCGAGCTCGCCTTCCAGTACAACGACGGCTACAACGAGAACGTCTTCTCGTTCGTCAACAACGTCAACACGCACGAGGGCGGAACGCACCTCACCGGTTTCAAGGCTGCGCTCACGCGTACGATCAACGCGTATGCGACGAAATCGAACGCTCTGAAGAAGGCTGACTTCACGCTGAGCGGCGACGATGTCCGCGAGGGACTGACGGCGGTCCTGTCAGTGAAGGTCAACGAGCCGCAGTTCGAGGGTCAGACCAAAACCAAGCTCGGCAATTCCGAAGTCGAAGGCGCGGTGAAAACAGTCGTCAACGAGATGCTCGGCGCATACCTCGAGGAGCATCCGCGCGTCGCGAACATCATCATCGAAAAGGCCGTATCGGCCGCGCGTGCGAGAGAGGCTGCCCGTAAGGCGCGCGATCTCACGCGCAAGAAGTCGGCGCTCGACGTTGGGAACCTTCCCGGCAAGCTGGCCGACTGCTCGCTCAGCGATCCGTCGCTCTGCGAGATCTACCTCGTCGAAGGCGACAGCGCCGGCGGCTCGGCAAAGCAGGGTCGCAACCGCGCATTTCAGGCGATTCTGCCGCTGCGTGGCAAGATCCTGAACGTGGAGCGCGCTCGCATCGACCGAGTCCTCGGAAACGAAGAGATCAGGACGATCATCACGGCGATCGGCGCCGGGATCAAGGACGAGTTCTCGATCGAGAACGTGCGCTATCACAAGTGCATCCTGATGACCGATGCCGACGTCGACGGTGCGCACATTCGCACGCTTCTGCTCACGTTTTTCTTCCGTCAGATGCCGGAGCTGATCGAGGCGGGGTATGTGTACATCGCGCAGCCGCCTCTGTATCGCGTTGCGAGGGGCAAGGAGGAGTTCTACGCCTACGACGAGAGGGAGCGTGAGGAGTACGTCGCCCGTCTCGGGAACGGCGACGGCAAGAGCACGGTGAACATTCAGCGGTACAAAGGGCTTGGCGAGATGAATCCGCTGCAGCTCTGGAATACGACCATGGACCCTGAGACGCGTACGATTCTAAAGGTCACGATGGAAGACGCGGTGCTCGCCGATCAGACGTTCCAGATGCTGATGGGCGACGAGGTCGAGCCGAGGCGGTTGTTCATCGAGCAGAATGCTCGGTTTGCTGGGAACCTCGACATCTAA
- a CDS encoding response regulator codes for MSESGKTILLVEDNEDNRIVYSTILRHFGYNVTEAWNGEEGISKARSGKPDLILMDISIPIIDGWEATQVLKHDPATKHIPIIALTAHALASDREKAFEVGCDGYLAKPCEPRAVVAEVQRFLGRNNGH; via the coding sequence ATGAGTGAATCTGGTAAGACTATACTGCTCGTCGAGGACAATGAGGACAATCGAATCGTCTATTCCACCATTCTGAGGCACTTCGGCTACAACGTCACCGAAGCGTGGAACGGTGAAGAGGGCATCTCGAAAGCGAGGTCCGGAAAGCCGGATCTCATCCTGATGGACATTTCCATTCCGATCATCGATGGATGGGAAGCGACGCAGGTGCTGAAGCACGATCCGGCGACGAAACACATTCCGATAATCGCCTTGACGGCGCACGCGCTGGCCTCGGATCGCGAGAAAGCCTTCGAAGTGGGGTGTGACGGATATCTCGCGAAGCCTTGCGAGCCAAGAGCGGTCGTCGCGGAGGTTCAGCGATTCCTGGGCCGCAATAATGGGCACTGA
- a CDS encoding DUF721 domain-containing protein, whose protein sequence is MKEKRRRPEGLQKLPRPESLKKILSEYLDTKGLTRRVNQANAIDDWAEVVGPQIAKVTEALSVTPDGTIFVAVTTNGWMTELSLMEPELVRALNSHAGGWRVRKIRFRLKG, encoded by the coding sequence GTGAAGGAAAAACGCAGGCGTCCAGAGGGGCTCCAAAAACTCCCTCGGCCGGAGAGCCTCAAAAAGATTCTTTCGGAATACCTCGACACGAAGGGCCTTACGCGCCGCGTAAATCAGGCGAATGCGATCGACGACTGGGCAGAAGTCGTCGGCCCTCAGATCGCAAAGGTCACGGAAGCCCTTTCGGTCACCCCGGACGGCACAATTTTCGTCGCCGTGACGACCAACGGATGGATGACGGAGCTGTCGCTGATGGAGCCCGAGCTGGTGCGAGCGCTGAACTCTCACGCAGGTGGCTGGCGCGTCAGAAAAATCCGTTTCCGGCTCAAGGGATAA
- a CDS encoding thymidine phosphorylase, with protein sequence MIVPRLIERKRDGGRISDAEWHELINAYTAGDVPDYQMSALLMAIFFRGLDGEEMYALTDAMLASGSVLDLSHIPGPRLDKHSTGGVGDKVSLVIAPLIASLGVAVPMMSGRGLGHTGGTLDKLESIPGFRTDLSLAEAREQIEKIGCALIGQTGEIAPADRKLYALRDTSATVEAVPLIAASIMSKKLAEGLTGLVLDIKRGSGSFITDEKSELALARAMIDLGARRNCPTVALFTAMDRPLGFACGNSLEVVESIAALKGHGPADLMQVTYALGAEMLFLAKKVSKVADAWPLMREAITSGRALEKFGEIIEAQGGDPRVTEDQRILPTSPARADYLSPRAGYVARVSPRVVGHGIISLGGGRRTMEDSIDPAVGFVIPVKPGDYVEKDEPIGSIHARDDRGIAVGRKALSEAIQIADAALPALELISHRITAKVREKWKAPPD encoded by the coding sequence ATGATCGTCCCGCGTCTCATCGAGCGGAAGCGCGACGGGGGGCGCATCAGCGACGCCGAATGGCACGAGCTGATCAACGCGTACACTGCAGGCGATGTCCCCGACTATCAGATGTCGGCGCTTCTGATGGCAATCTTCTTTCGCGGGCTCGACGGCGAAGAGATGTACGCGTTGACCGACGCGATGCTCGCGAGCGGATCGGTGCTCGACCTTTCGCACATTCCCGGCCCGAGGCTCGACAAGCACTCCACCGGTGGAGTGGGCGACAAGGTGTCGCTCGTGATCGCTCCCCTCATTGCCTCGCTCGGCGTCGCCGTGCCGATGATGTCGGGGCGTGGACTGGGACACACCGGTGGAACGCTGGACAAGCTCGAATCCATACCTGGCTTCCGCACGGATCTCTCGCTTGCTGAGGCGAGGGAGCAGATAGAGAAGATCGGCTGCGCCCTGATCGGACAAACCGGTGAGATCGCACCTGCCGACAGAAAGCTCTACGCTCTTCGCGACACGAGCGCGACCGTCGAAGCCGTTCCGCTCATTGCAGCCAGCATCATGAGCAAGAAACTCGCGGAGGGTCTCACCGGCCTGGTGCTCGACATCAAGCGCGGGTCGGGGTCCTTCATCACCGATGAAAAGAGCGAGCTCGCCCTGGCGCGTGCGATGATCGACCTGGGGGCACGGCGAAACTGTCCAACGGTGGCGCTCTTTACGGCGATGGATCGTCCGCTTGGATTTGCCTGCGGAAACTCACTCGAGGTGGTAGAGTCGATCGCGGCCCTGAAGGGGCATGGTCCCGCCGATTTGATGCAAGTGACCTACGCACTCGGCGCCGAGATGCTTTTTCTTGCCAAGAAGGTTTCGAAGGTTGCCGATGCCTGGCCGCTCATGCGCGAGGCTATCACCTCCGGCCGCGCTCTCGAGAAGTTCGGCGAGATAATCGAAGCGCAGGGCGGCGATCCTCGTGTGACCGAAGACCAGCGGATTCTTCCGACGTCACCCGCTCGCGCAGACTACCTTTCGCCCCGCGCAGGATACGTTGCACGCGTCTCGCCGCGGGTGGTCGGCCACGGCATTATCTCTCTTGGGGGCGGCCGCCGGACGATGGAGGATTCGATCGATCCCGCCGTTGGGTTCGTGATCCCCGTGAAGCCGGGTGATTACGTGGAGAAGGACGAGCCCATCGGCTCGATTCACGCGCGCGACGATCGCGGGATCGCCGTCGGCAGGAAGGCATTGTCGGAGGCCATCCAGATCGCGGACGCGGCACTGCCGGCGCTGGAGCTGATCTCGCATCGCATCACGGCAAAGGTCCGCGAAAAATGGAAAGCGCCGCCGGATTGA
- a CDS encoding alpha/beta fold hydrolase, translating to MNNHEKILGAAAILFLAGCATRSAAPTDAVVPGAVVVTSAAPLAMTQEPVTLKTATGEISGTLVLPAAGTPVPVVLIIAGSGPTDRNGNSPAIPGANNSLRMLAEGLAARGIASVRYDKRGIAASRAAMTGEADLRFTHFIEDAAAWVKQLREDQRFSTVTIVGHSEGSLIGMVAARGAGADAYVSLEGTGRKAADILAEQLKPQLPPELFAQTQAILDQLSSGTIPNPPPTVLPMLFRPSVLPYLVSWFSYDPAVEIAKLEIPILVVQGTTDIQTSMEDAKLLASANSDARFVTIEGMNHILKEVSGDRVAQMPKYGDSTLAVVPKLMDEIAVFVKSISKRAARDSWSGPDKIKHFFISAFIESLAFSGLQATGAGRNTAFAGAIATTAAFALARELYDKRTKGIFSIPDLTWDAAGAGAAALILRSTQH from the coding sequence ATGAACAATCACGAAAAAATTCTGGGCGCCGCCGCGATTCTATTTCTGGCCGGCTGCGCAACACGATCCGCTGCGCCGACTGACGCCGTGGTACCGGGCGCTGTCGTTGTAACGAGCGCGGCGCCCCTCGCGATGACTCAGGAGCCGGTCACACTCAAGACGGCTACCGGCGAGATCTCCGGCACTCTCGTACTGCCTGCGGCGGGGACTCCCGTGCCCGTCGTGTTGATTATTGCAGGCTCCGGCCCAACGGACCGGAATGGCAACAGCCCCGCGATTCCGGGCGCGAATAACAGTCTCAGGATGCTCGCCGAGGGGTTGGCGGCGCGCGGAATTGCCTCCGTCCGCTACGACAAACGGGGAATTGCCGCGAGCAGAGCCGCCATGACGGGGGAGGCGGACCTTCGCTTCACCCATTTCATCGAGGACGCGGCGGCGTGGGTGAAGCAGCTTCGCGAGGACCAGCGGTTTTCAACGGTGACGATCGTCGGTCATAGCGAAGGGTCACTCATCGGGATGGTTGCAGCGCGCGGCGCCGGCGCCGATGCGTACGTGTCGCTCGAGGGCACTGGTAGAAAAGCCGCGGACATCCTCGCCGAGCAGCTCAAGCCGCAGCTCCCGCCGGAGCTGTTCGCGCAAACTCAAGCGATCCTCGATCAGCTCTCGAGCGGAACGATTCCCAACCCGCCGCCGACGGTTCTACCGATGCTGTTTCGCCCGAGCGTCCTGCCGTATCTCGTGTCGTGGTTCAGCTACGACCCGGCTGTCGAAATCGCCAAGCTCGAGATTCCGATTCTGGTCGTTCAAGGCACGACAGACATTCAGACCTCGATGGAAGATGCGAAGCTGCTCGCTTCGGCCAATTCAGATGCGCGCTTCGTTACGATCGAGGGAATGAACCACATCCTCAAGGAAGTGAGCGGCGACCGCGTGGCACAGATGCCGAAATACGGCGACTCGACTCTGGCTGTGGTTCCGAAGCTGATGGATGAGATCGCGGTATTCGTGAAATCGATTTCAAAGCGCGCAGCAAGGGACAGCTGGTCCGGCCCGGACAAGATCAAACACTTCTTTATTTCGGCGTTCATCGAGAGCCTCGCGTTCAGCGGGCTCCAGGCGACCGGTGCGGGACGCAACACTGCCTTCGCGGGAGCGATCGCAACGACGGCCGCATTCGCTTTGGCGCGCGAGCTCTACGACAAGAGGACAAAAGGCATCTTCAGCATCCCCGACCTGACCTGGGACGCAGCCGGGGCCGGGGCCGCCGCGCTCATCCTTCGATCGACGCAGCACTGA
- a CDS encoding enoyl-CoA hydratase-related protein codes for MSYQSVTLDTDGGIATLTVNRPDKLNALNAATMAELSSAIDEVRARDDISGLIVTGAGRAFVAGADISELANATAVSARTLALEGQRIFRRFETSPKPVIAAVNGFALGGGCELALACHIRIASEQAKFGQPEVKLGTSPGYGGTQRLARLVGKGRALQLILTGETIDAAEAYRIGLVNRVVPADSLADSATALLRQIIANGPLAIAACIEAVELGLDMSLEGGLALEATHFGMLAATSDMKEGTKAFLEKRAAEFKRK; via the coding sequence ATGTCATACCAGTCAGTGACGCTCGACACCGACGGCGGGATTGCCACTCTCACCGTCAATCGCCCCGACAAGCTGAATGCTCTGAACGCCGCAACAATGGCGGAGCTGAGCTCGGCAATCGACGAAGTACGAGCGCGCGACGACATCTCCGGGCTGATCGTTACCGGCGCCGGCCGCGCGTTCGTTGCCGGAGCGGATATTTCGGAGCTCGCGAATGCAACAGCCGTTTCTGCTCGCACCCTCGCACTCGAGGGGCAACGGATTTTCCGCCGCTTCGAGACATCGCCCAAACCCGTCATCGCCGCAGTGAACGGCTTCGCACTCGGCGGCGGATGCGAGCTCGCGCTTGCATGCCACATTAGAATCGCTTCCGAGCAAGCAAAATTCGGCCAGCCGGAGGTAAAGCTTGGCACGTCGCCCGGCTATGGCGGAACGCAGCGGCTGGCGCGTCTCGTAGGAAAGGGCCGCGCACTCCAGCTCATCCTTACCGGTGAGACGATCGACGCCGCCGAGGCATATCGCATCGGTCTCGTAAATCGCGTCGTGCCCGCTGATTCGCTCGCTGACTCGGCCACAGCCTTGCTGAGACAAATCATCGCCAATGGACCTCTGGCGATCGCTGCGTGCATCGAGGCGGTGGAGCTTGGACTCGATATGTCCCTCGAGGGGGGGCTCGCGCTCGAGGCCACGCACTTCGGTATGCTCGCCGCAACCAGCGACATGAAGGAAGGAACGAAGGCCTTTCTCGAGAAGCGAGCGGCCGAGTTCAAGAGGAAGTGA
- the glpK gene encoding glycerol kinase GlpK, whose protein sequence is MRYILAIDEGTTGSTSLVVGEDGRVAGRGYREITQHFPRPGWVEHDADEIFERTIAGAREAIATSGVKPEAIGITNQRETVVVWDRKTGEPVSRAIVWQDRRTAARCRELAPNAERITALTGLPVDPYFSATKLEHLLTDPQIRQRADAGELATGTIDSWLIWRLTGGAVHATDPTNASRTLLFDIGQRDWSEELCTLFSVPRGMLPSVCPSSGEFGVAASEHFGVELPIRGVAGDQQAALFGQGCWSAGEAKNTYGTGAFLLLNTGEIRPVAGDGLLATVACDAKGGYAYALEGSIFIAGAAVQWLRDGLGIITAAAETESLARSLEANDGVYFVPALAGLGAPHWQPEARGTITGLTRGTTRAHLARAALEAMAYGTANVFDAMRDHSGVPFSRLRVDGGAAVNDWMMQFQADILGVEVERAEMVETTAFGAAGLAGIASGVWKNAQEFLAIREYSRFAPVMSRSDAARARAGWRRAVNTALYWANNPATDGEN, encoded by the coding sequence ATGCGATACATCCTTGCGATCGACGAAGGAACCACGGGCTCGACGTCCCTCGTCGTAGGTGAAGATGGCCGCGTCGCGGGGCGCGGTTATCGGGAGATCACGCAACATTTTCCGCGGCCGGGGTGGGTCGAGCATGACGCCGACGAGATATTCGAGCGGACCATCGCAGGCGCACGCGAGGCGATCGCGACGAGCGGCGTGAAGCCGGAAGCAATCGGCATCACCAATCAGCGCGAGACCGTCGTCGTATGGGATCGCAAGACCGGAGAGCCGGTCTCTCGAGCCATTGTCTGGCAGGACCGTCGTACCGCGGCGAGATGCCGTGAGCTTGCCCCTAACGCCGAGCGCATCACAGCGCTGACGGGTCTCCCGGTCGACCCCTACTTCTCGGCCACAAAGCTCGAACATCTCCTGACCGATCCGCAGATTCGGCAGAGGGCGGATGCCGGCGAGCTTGCGACAGGTACGATCGACAGCTGGTTGATCTGGAGACTGACGGGCGGAGCGGTGCATGCGACAGATCCGACCAATGCGTCGCGAACTCTCCTGTTCGACATCGGACAGCGGGACTGGAGCGAAGAGCTCTGCACTCTGTTCAGCGTTCCCCGCGGCATGCTGCCTTCGGTGTGCCCGTCGAGCGGAGAATTCGGCGTAGCGGCGAGCGAACATTTCGGCGTCGAGCTTCCGATCAGGGGCGTTGCCGGCGACCAGCAGGCGGCACTCTTCGGGCAGGGTTGCTGGAGCGCGGGCGAAGCGAAGAACACGTACGGGACCGGAGCGTTTCTGCTTCTCAACACCGGCGAGATCCGGCCCGTGGCCGGTGACGGATTGCTGGCGACAGTCGCGTGCGACGCGAAGGGCGGTTACGCCTACGCTCTCGAGGGGTCGATCTTCATCGCCGGCGCCGCAGTGCAGTGGCTTCGCGACGGACTCGGGATAATCACAGCGGCGGCGGAGACCGAGTCTCTCGCCCGCTCACTCGAAGCGAACGACGGCGTGTATTTCGTGCCGGCCCTCGCAGGGCTTGGGGCGCCGCACTGGCAGCCCGAGGCGCGCGGAACGATCACGGGCCTCACTCGCGGAACGACTCGCGCACACCTCGCCCGCGCCGCGCTGGAAGCAATGGCGTACGGGACCGCGAACGTATTCGATGCGATGCGGGATCACAGCGGAGTCCCATTCTCGCGCTTGAGAGTAGATGGAGGGGCGGCCGTGAACGACTGGATGATGCAGTTTCAGGCCGACATACTCGGCGTCGAAGTCGAGCGCGCCGAGATGGTCGAGACTACAGCGTTCGGAGCGGCGGGACTCGCCGGAATTGCATCGGGAGTGTGGAAGAACGCGCAGGAGTTTCTCGCCATTCGCGAGTACTCACGGTTTGCTCCGGTCATGTCACGATCGGATGCCGCTCGCGCGCGGGCTGGATGGCGCCGGGCTGTGAACACTGCCTTGTACTGGGCGAACAATCCGGCGACTGACGGGGAGAATTGA
- a CDS encoding cytochrome c maturation protein CcmE: protein MKARTKFLGGGLLVLGTAGYLMASSIRDTAVYYLTPAELSAKTVSDPTFFNTGVKVGARVVPGSIVRQPGGREVAFLMTDGAKSYNVIYRGITPDTFTDGVDVVVEGRLGRDGTFRATTLLAKCASRYENAPEKGEDKYKSTPGYRAAEKRA from the coding sequence GTGAAAGCGCGCACGAAGTTCCTCGGTGGAGGACTCCTCGTCCTCGGCACTGCCGGCTACCTGATGGCCAGCTCGATCCGTGATACGGCCGTCTATTATCTGACGCCCGCAGAGCTCTCCGCGAAAACGGTCTCCGATCCGACGTTTTTCAACACGGGCGTGAAAGTGGGCGCACGTGTGGTGCCCGGCTCGATTGTGCGGCAGCCCGGCGGGCGCGAGGTCGCATTCCTGATGACCGACGGTGCGAAGTCGTACAACGTCATCTATCGCGGCATCACGCCGGATACGTTCACCGACGGCGTGGACGTAGTCGTGGAGGGCCGTCTCGGGCGCGATGGGACCTTCCGCGCGACGACGCTCCTCGCCAAGTGCGCGTCCCGCTACGAAAACGCCCCTGAAAAGGGCGAGGACAAATACAAGTCAACGCCGGGTTATAGAGCGGCGGAAAAGCGGGCGTGA
- the recF gene encoding DNA replication and repair protein RecF (All proteins in this family for which functions are known are DNA-binding proteins that assist the filamentation of RecA onto DNA for the initiation of recombination or recombinational repair.) codes for MSEPRVWLRRAATRDFRNLEKVDLDLPETGLALIGENGHGKTNLLEAIYYLQILRSVRGARDQDLVRFGTRGFHIALAVRTHGDHDLGVGFDNAGKRKRVTHDGLPLPRMSDAFGGLPSVMFSPRDIQLIAGAPGERRRYLDLVLALTSRRYLMALQQYRASLLQRNAALREAGKQADREDAVAAWEPALAESGATIFCERTRWVSNHSAEFTRICTAIGEEDEQRMTYRTSLSRDISPMEALAAALQRQRPTDIRRGMTHSGPHRDDLHLTLSDRDLRAFGSAGQQRTAAIALRMLEAATLRAECGLQPLLLLDDPLAELDLRRSARILALLGSEGLGQTILAVPRESDIPPELLSLDRARIQSGRIARTDS; via the coding sequence GTGAGCGAGCCGCGGGTCTGGCTGCGTCGGGCGGCCACTCGCGATTTCAGAAATCTGGAGAAGGTGGATCTGGATTTACCTGAAACCGGGCTTGCCCTGATCGGCGAGAACGGTCACGGCAAGACCAATCTGCTCGAGGCGATCTATTACCTGCAGATTCTCCGGAGCGTTCGCGGCGCGCGAGACCAGGACCTGGTTCGGTTCGGCACGCGGGGCTTTCATATCGCTCTCGCTGTCCGCACACACGGCGATCACGACCTCGGCGTGGGATTCGACAACGCTGGCAAGCGGAAGCGTGTAACCCACGACGGTCTCCCGCTGCCAAGGATGAGTGATGCGTTCGGGGGGCTGCCGTCCGTGATGTTCTCACCGCGTGATATTCAGCTCATCGCCGGGGCACCAGGCGAAAGGCGACGGTACCTCGACCTCGTGCTAGCGCTCACGTCGCGAAGATACCTGATGGCACTTCAGCAGTACCGGGCTTCGCTTCTTCAACGCAACGCCGCGTTGCGCGAGGCCGGGAAACAGGCTGATCGAGAAGATGCGGTCGCTGCGTGGGAGCCGGCGCTCGCTGAGTCCGGCGCGACGATATTCTGCGAGCGTACTCGGTGGGTGTCGAATCATTCAGCCGAATTCACGAGGATCTGCACCGCAATCGGCGAGGAGGACGAGCAGCGCATGACTTATCGGACATCGCTGTCGCGGGACATCTCGCCGATGGAGGCACTCGCTGCTGCCCTGCAGCGACAGCGTCCCACCGACATTCGGCGCGGAATGACCCATTCGGGCCCACACCGCGACGATCTCCATCTCACGCTCAGCGACCGCGACTTGCGCGCGTTCGGCTCCGCCGGCCAGCAGAGGACGGCAGCCATAGCGCTGAGGATGCTGGAGGCGGCCACTCTTCGCGCGGAGTGTGGACTCCAGCCGTTGCTTCTGCTCGACGATCCACTCGCCGAGCTGGATCTCAGGCGGTCGGCGAGAATTCTGGCACTGCTCGGCAGCGAGGGCCTGGGCCAGACTATCCTCGCCGTCCCGCGCGAGAGCGACATTCCGCCCGAGCTCCTGTCGCTTGATCGTGCGCGCATTCAGTCGGGACGGATCGCAAGGACGGATTCGTGA